The Pseudomonadota bacterium region GTAGATCGGGAACTGACCCCGCGCCACGTTCAGGATGCTGTCAAACGGGGTCACCAGTACCAGCCGGCTCACCGGCCGCTCCGCGGCGAGGTGTGTGGCAACGCCGCTGCCGAGGCTGCGCCCCATCACCGTGAGCTCGGTGTGCAGCGGCGCGAGCTGGTCGAACAGCCGAACCGCGTCAGCGAACAGCGCGGCCTCGGTGGGCTCGCCGGTGCTCCCGCCGTAGCCGCGGTAGTTGACAAGGTAGACCGCGTGGTCGGGCAAGGCGGTTTCGAACGCCGAGCCGTTGTGCGCCACCGCCTCGGCGTTGCCACCGAAATACAAGACCGCCTTCGCTTGCGCGCCGTTGACCAGCGTGATGTTGAGTGTCTCGGTGCCGCTCTGGAAGCTAAGCGTCTCGAAGCCG contains the following coding sequences:
- a CDS encoding alpha/beta hydrolase, producing MKTLTSLIGLLVLCYAVFGAVLYTVQRRFIYFPVPAVPHGFETLSFQSGTETLNITLVNGAQAKAVLYFGGNAEAVAHNGSAFETALPDHAVYLVNYRGYGGSTGEPTEAALFADAVRLFDQLAPLHTELTVMGRSLGSGVATHLAAERPVSRLVLVTPFDSILNVARGQFPIYPLSLMLKDHYNSAGRAAEISAEVLVLIAGRDEVIARARSSALVDAFRTAPAVVVFETAGHNDISLQRGYHDAISTFLAGDPR